One stretch of Streptomyces peucetius DNA includes these proteins:
- a CDS encoding ABC transporter substrate-binding protein: protein MSNTLRRRGLLAGSLALTAAMALSACGTNDDTGSSDKTKAGGTHTVKTAMGDVEVPDAPKRVVVLDTAELDSVITLGVKPVGATHTGTESGFLSYLPKDKLEGIKDVGEMMTPNLEAIAALEPDLILTSKIRHGDKYAELKKIAPTVMTETTGLPWKENFQLHADALGKKAEAAKAVAAYEAHAGKVTEALGGKEKAASTEVNVVRFVEGADIRIYGKQNYISTILADVGLGRPAITDKAKDGFSYDVSPEKIDLADADVVIHSTYGDPEKAKQKQTLDSALWKNMKAAKNDKVFGVEDELWIQGIGYTAADQILTELQGHLAG, encoded by the coding sequence ATGAGCAACACGCTTCGCCGCCGCGGCCTCCTCGCCGGTTCCCTCGCCCTCACCGCCGCGATGGCACTGAGCGCCTGCGGCACGAACGACGACACCGGCTCCTCCGACAAGACGAAGGCCGGTGGCACCCACACGGTGAAGACGGCCATGGGCGACGTCGAGGTCCCCGACGCGCCGAAGCGGGTCGTCGTGCTCGACACCGCTGAGCTCGACTCGGTCATCACCCTGGGCGTGAAGCCCGTCGGCGCCACCCACACCGGCACGGAGTCGGGCTTCCTGAGCTACCTGCCCAAGGACAAGCTCGAGGGCATCAAGGACGTGGGCGAGATGATGACGCCCAACCTGGAGGCCATCGCCGCGCTCGAGCCCGACCTGATCCTCACCAGCAAGATCCGCCACGGCGACAAGTACGCGGAGCTGAAGAAGATCGCGCCGACGGTGATGACCGAGACCACCGGCCTCCCCTGGAAGGAGAACTTCCAGCTCCACGCCGACGCGCTCGGCAAGAAGGCGGAGGCGGCGAAGGCGGTCGCCGCGTACGAGGCGCACGCCGGGAAGGTCACCGAGGCGCTCGGCGGCAAGGAGAAGGCGGCGTCGACGGAGGTCAACGTCGTCCGCTTCGTCGAGGGCGCGGACATCCGCATCTACGGCAAGCAGAACTACATCTCCACGATCCTCGCCGACGTCGGCCTGGGCCGCCCCGCGATCACCGACAAGGCCAAGGACGGCTTCTCGTACGACGTCAGCCCCGAGAAGATCGACCTCGCCGACGCGGACGTCGTCATCCACTCGACGTACGGCGACCCGGAGAAGGCGAAGCAGAAGCAGACGCTGGACAGCGCGCTCTGGAAGAACATGAAGGCGGCGAAGAACGACAAGGTCTTCGGCGTCGAGGACGAGCTGTGGATCCAGGGGATCGGCTACACGGCGGCGGACCAGATCCTGACGGAGCTGCAGGGCCACCTGGCGGGCTGA
- a CDS encoding DUF2771 domain-containing protein: MTVAFFSGKRRRAAAALGAVSAGLLVLSACGDKPTPLVTVTIGSDSVHAEAACYNDGEAIKESEIQDCLTKKPTETIEVAMDDKVRMGVDPEIADNGWTLLFGAQPVEQEPFKKTYRTIPGNAFFSSMTGEPTTKTAVSVMETKGKRVVGIWNFQFVKE, from the coding sequence ATGACCGTTGCGTTCTTCTCGGGCAAGCGCCGTCGGGCCGCTGCCGCTCTCGGTGCCGTCTCCGCCGGGCTCCTCGTCCTTTCCGCCTGCGGCGACAAGCCGACGCCGCTCGTCACGGTGACGATCGGTTCGGACTCCGTCCACGCGGAGGCCGCCTGCTACAACGACGGTGAGGCGATCAAGGAGTCCGAGATCCAGGACTGCCTGACCAAGAAGCCGACGGAGACCATCGAGGTCGCCATGGACGACAAGGTCCGCATGGGTGTCGACCCGGAGATCGCGGACAACGGCTGGACCCTGCTGTTCGGCGCGCAGCCCGTGGAGCAGGAGCCGTTCAAGAAGACGTACCGGACCATCCCGGGCAACGCCTTCTTCTCCTCGATGACCGGCGAGCCGACCACGAAGACGGCTGTCAGCGTCATGGAGACCAAGGGCAAGAGGGTCGTCGGCATCTGGAACTTCCAGTTCGTGAAGGAGTAG
- a CDS encoding ABC transporter ATP-binding protein — translation MSRLTARELTLAYDDRTVVHDLDLAVPDGRVTVIVGPNACGKSTTLRALGRLLKPKGGAVLLDGSELARIPTKKIAQSIGLLPQSPVAPEAITVADLVARGRQPHQHWWQQWSQDDERAVTDAMERTDVTALADRPVDELSGGQRQRVWIAMALAQETDLLLLDEPTTFLDIAHQVEVLDLVRQLNHERGRTVVAVLHDLNQAARYADHLVAMKDGRIVAEGRPEDVVTAELVREVFGMDSVVVPDPVTGSPLVVPGAPYSPASQAPTPTSTPTPTPTPTSQSA, via the coding sequence GTGAGCAGGCTGACGGCCCGCGAGCTGACGCTCGCCTATGACGACCGCACGGTGGTGCACGACCTCGACCTGGCCGTGCCCGACGGGCGGGTCACGGTGATCGTCGGCCCCAACGCCTGCGGCAAGTCGACGACCCTGCGCGCCCTCGGCCGGCTGCTGAAGCCGAAGGGCGGAGCGGTCCTCCTCGACGGCTCGGAGCTCGCGAGGATCCCGACGAAGAAGATCGCCCAGTCGATCGGACTGCTGCCGCAGTCCCCGGTCGCCCCGGAGGCCATCACGGTCGCCGACCTCGTCGCCCGCGGCCGTCAGCCGCACCAGCACTGGTGGCAGCAGTGGTCGCAGGACGACGAGCGGGCGGTGACGGACGCCATGGAGCGTACGGACGTCACCGCGCTCGCCGACCGACCCGTCGACGAACTGTCCGGCGGCCAGCGGCAGCGCGTGTGGATCGCGATGGCGCTCGCGCAGGAGACGGATCTGCTGCTGCTGGACGAGCCGACGACGTTCCTCGACATCGCGCACCAGGTCGAGGTGCTCGACCTGGTGCGGCAGCTGAACCACGAGCGCGGCCGCACGGTCGTCGCCGTCCTCCACGACCTCAACCAGGCCGCCCGCTACGCCGACCACCTCGTCGCCATGAAGGACGGCCGGATCGTCGCGGAAGGACGTCCCGAGGACGTCGTCACCGCCGAACTGGTCCGGGAGGTCTTCGGCATGGACTCGGTCGTCGTCCCCGACCCGGTGACCGGATCACCGCTCGTCGTGCCGGGAGCCCCGTACTCCCCCGCATCCCAAGCCCCCACACCCACCTCCACCCCCACCCCCACGCCCACGCCCACCTCGCAGTCAGCCTGA
- a CDS encoding FecCD family ABC transporter permease, whose product MSAETVTGRVRPAGYTLVRPAGGRVSFLLHRRAAAVAVGLAAVLAAACVAYLCVGESFIAPGEVLKVIFGQPSSHELVVGTLRLPRMVLGLLVGAAFGVAGALIQTVARNPLASPDIIGISQGASALTVGALTSGVTSYTVLPYLSVTGGILAAALVYVFAWRGGLHATRFVLIGIGFAIALRSVTTLFMTKGDYLVAQQAQIWMTGSLNGRGWEEAAPLGWTLLVLLPAVLWAARAQRTASMDDDTATALGVRLGRLRLGLVLLGVVLASIATGAAGPVDFVALLAPQIARRMTRTAQIPLLCSALLGAVIIVLADLAARRVFSPTELPVGVLTAAIGAPYLIWLIIRSRTAGGKS is encoded by the coding sequence GTGAGCGCTGAGACCGTCACCGGCCGGGTCCGCCCCGCCGGTTACACCCTCGTCCGCCCCGCCGGCGGCCGTGTCAGCTTCCTGCTCCACCGCCGCGCCGCCGCCGTCGCCGTCGGTCTCGCCGCCGTGCTCGCCGCGGCCTGCGTCGCCTACCTCTGCGTCGGCGAGAGCTTCATCGCGCCCGGCGAGGTGCTGAAGGTGATCTTCGGGCAGCCGTCGTCCCACGAACTCGTCGTCGGGACGCTGCGGCTGCCGCGGATGGTCCTCGGGCTGCTCGTCGGCGCCGCCTTCGGCGTCGCGGGCGCGCTGATCCAGACCGTCGCGCGCAATCCGCTCGCCAGCCCCGACATCATCGGCATCAGCCAGGGCGCGAGCGCGCTGACCGTGGGCGCGCTGACCTCCGGCGTCACCTCGTACACCGTCCTGCCCTACCTGTCCGTCACCGGCGGCATCCTCGCCGCCGCGCTGGTGTACGTCTTCGCCTGGCGCGGCGGGCTGCACGCCACCCGGTTCGTCCTCATCGGCATCGGTTTCGCGATCGCGCTCCGCTCGGTCACGACGCTGTTCATGACCAAGGGCGACTATCTGGTGGCCCAGCAGGCGCAGATCTGGATGACCGGTTCGCTGAACGGCCGCGGCTGGGAGGAGGCCGCGCCGCTCGGCTGGACGCTGCTGGTGCTGCTGCCCGCCGTGCTGTGGGCGGCCCGCGCCCAGCGCACGGCGTCGATGGACGACGACACGGCGACCGCCCTCGGCGTACGGCTGGGCCGCCTGCGGCTCGGACTGGTGCTGCTCGGCGTCGTACTGGCGTCGATCGCGACGGGTGCCGCGGGGCCCGTCGACTTCGTGGCGCTGCTCGCGCCGCAGATCGCGCGCCGGATGACCCGTACCGCGCAGATCCCGCTGCTGTGCTCCGCGCTGCTCGGCGCGGTGATCATCGTCCTCGCCGATCTGGCGGCCCGCCGGGTGTTCTCGCCCACCGAGCTGCCGGTGGGCGTGCTGACGGCCGCCATCGGTGCCCCGTACCTGATCTGGCTGATCATCCGTAGCCGAACCGCTGGAGGAAAGTCGTGA
- a CDS encoding helicase C-terminal domain-containing protein, producing MPEGSGGSPRTLAEALRARDDEELAALLRARPDLLSPVPNDVTQLATRAGTRASVVRALERLDRFALQTAEALAVAPDPAPYGTLLALMTGDDGDAAVEAVLPQALETLRRQALVWGGDDRLRLVRTARELLAPSPTRPSPTGLGPTVTEATAGMSPGRLQEILVAAGLPTTHDPVSAVAALTSLFTDRTRMAALLDTAPPDALAVLDRLVWGPPYGEVTADPTPPVRWLRDRGLLLPASARTVVLPREAALHLRAGRAHRVPEPVPPAVAAASEHRPQVVDSAAAGQAYTALTTVEDLLKDWHEGGPPVLRAGGLAVRDLKRTAAALDTSEQLAAFWLELAYAAGLLASDGEADERYAPTPAYDEWLELPTAERWGELAAAWLTATRTPGLVGSQDAKGRTLSALGPELDRSAAVEVRHRVLELAAGLVSGAAPHPETLLARLRWERPLRGGAAGGEAGGAGKDLRAMVATWTLSEAELLGVTGRGALSTHGRALLGAPPAPPMDADTGTDGETPVAGETLVDHETLAERRARAVKALAPLLPEPLDHVLLQADLTAVAPGPLERPLAETLAVLADIESKGGATVYRFTPGSVRRALDAGRSASDLHTFLTTHSRTPVPQPLSYLIDDVARRHGHLRIGAASAYVRCDDEAMLDEILADKRSQGLGLRRLAPTVLAARADPGTLLEGLRAMGYAPAAESSEGDVLITRAHARRTPPRTAPAPVPEGPPVPDGTLLGAAVKAIRAGDMAATVVHKPGAEQGRREPGELPRTTSSETLATVQAAALTGSAIWIGYVNAEGTASQRVIAPVRVEGGFVTAYDHTADEVRTYPLHRITGVAELAEE from the coding sequence ATGCCCGAAGGAAGCGGCGGCAGCCCGCGCACCCTCGCGGAAGCGCTGCGCGCCCGCGACGACGAGGAGCTGGCCGCGCTGCTGCGCGCCCGCCCCGATCTGCTGAGCCCGGTGCCGAACGACGTCACCCAGCTCGCCACCCGCGCCGGCACCCGCGCCTCCGTCGTACGGGCCCTGGAGCGGCTGGACCGGTTCGCCCTGCAGACCGCCGAGGCACTGGCGGTCGCTCCCGACCCGGCCCCGTACGGCACCCTGCTGGCGCTGATGACCGGCGACGACGGTGACGCGGCCGTCGAGGCGGTGCTTCCGCAGGCCCTCGAAACGCTGCGCCGGCAGGCCCTGGTGTGGGGCGGCGACGACCGGCTGCGGCTGGTGCGCACGGCCCGGGAACTGCTCGCACCGTCCCCGACGCGCCCTTCGCCGACGGGTCTCGGTCCGACCGTCACGGAGGCCACCGCCGGCATGTCGCCCGGCCGGCTCCAGGAGATCCTGGTGGCGGCGGGACTGCCGACGACGCACGACCCGGTGTCCGCGGTCGCGGCGCTGACGTCGCTGTTCACCGACCGCACGCGGATGGCGGCGCTGCTCGACACGGCCCCGCCGGACGCGCTGGCGGTCCTGGACCGGCTGGTGTGGGGGCCGCCGTACGGGGAGGTGACGGCCGATCCGACGCCGCCCGTGCGATGGCTGCGGGACCGTGGTCTGCTGCTGCCGGCGTCGGCGCGCACGGTGGTGCTGCCACGGGAGGCTGCGCTGCATCTGCGGGCGGGGCGTGCGCACCGGGTGCCGGAGCCGGTGCCGCCGGCGGTCGCGGCCGCCTCGGAACACCGCCCACAGGTTGTGGACAGCGCGGCGGCGGGCCAGGCCTACACGGCGCTGACCACCGTCGAGGACCTGCTGAAGGACTGGCACGAGGGCGGCCCGCCGGTGCTGCGCGCCGGCGGTCTGGCCGTACGGGACCTCAAGCGGACGGCCGCCGCCCTGGACACCAGCGAGCAGCTGGCCGCGTTCTGGCTGGAACTGGCCTACGCCGCAGGTCTGCTGGCCTCCGACGGCGAGGCCGACGAGCGGTACGCGCCGACCCCGGCGTACGACGAGTGGCTGGAGCTCCCGACGGCGGAGCGGTGGGGTGAACTGGCGGCCGCCTGGTTGACGGCGACACGTACGCCCGGCCTCGTCGGCAGCCAGGACGCGAAGGGCCGCACCCTCTCCGCCCTCGGCCCGGAGCTGGACCGCTCGGCCGCCGTGGAGGTGCGCCACCGCGTCCTGGAACTCGCGGCGGGTCTGGTCTCCGGCGCGGCGCCGCACCCGGAGACGCTGCTCGCCAGGCTGCGCTGGGAACGGCCGCTGCGCGGCGGCGCGGCGGGCGGCGAGGCGGGCGGTGCGGGCAAGGATCTGCGGGCGATGGTCGCGACGTGGACGCTGTCGGAGGCGGAACTGCTCGGCGTGACGGGCCGGGGCGCGCTGTCCACGCACGGCCGCGCGCTGCTCGGTGCGCCACCCGCGCCGCCCATGGACGCGGACACGGGCACGGACGGCGAGACGCCCGTGGCCGGCGAGACGCTCGTCGACCACGAGACGCTCGCCGAACGCCGCGCCCGCGCGGTCAAGGCACTCGCGCCGCTGCTGCCGGAGCCCCTCGACCACGTCCTCCTCCAGGCGGACCTCACCGCGGTCGCGCCCGGCCCGCTGGAGCGCCCGCTGGCGGAGACCCTCGCCGTGCTCGCCGACATCGAGTCCAAGGGCGGCGCGACCGTCTACCGCTTCACGCCCGGCTCCGTCCGACGCGCGCTCGACGCCGGCAGGTCCGCGTCCGACCTGCACACCTTCCTGACCACGCACTCGCGTACGCCCGTGCCGCAGCCGCTGAGCTACCTCATCGACGACGTCGCCCGCCGCCACGGCCATCTGCGGATCGGGGCGGCGTCGGCCTATGTGCGCTGCGACGACGAGGCGATGCTCGACGAGATCCTCGCCGACAAGCGTTCCCAGGGCCTGGGCCTGCGCCGCCTCGCGCCCACCGTCCTCGCCGCCCGGGCCGACCCGGGAACGCTGCTGGAGGGGCTGCGCGCCATGGGGTACGCGCCGGCCGCCGAGTCGTCGGAGGGCGATGTGCTGATCACCCGCGCCCACGCCCGCCGCACCCCGCCGCGCACCGCGCCCGCCCCGGTACCGGAGGGGCCGCCCGTGCCGGACGGGACACTGCTCGGCGCGGCCGTGAAAGCGATCAGGGCGGGTGACATGGCGGCCACGGTCGTACACAAGCCGGGCGCCGAGCAGGGCCGCCGCGAGCCCGGCGAGCTGCCGCGCACCACCTCGTCGGAGACGCTGGCCACCGTCCAGGCCGCGGCGCTCACCGGCTCCGCGATCTGGATCGGCTACGTCAACGCGGAGGGCACCGCCAGCCAGCGCGTCATCGCGCCGGTCCGCGTCGAGGGCGGTTTCGTGACGGCGTACGACCACACCGCCGACGAGGTCCGGACGTATCCGCTGCACCGCATCACGGGTGTCGCGGAGCTGGCGGAGGAGTAG
- a CDS encoding FecCD family ABC transporter permease, with product MSARRALAARRIGWTAAAVAALVFAVLLSLAVGARSVAPSAVLDAVLNGGHSADAEVVRELRVPRTLIGLMVGAALAIAGTALQGITRNPIADPGILGISQGASVGVVLAIAFAGVHTLTGYVWFAFAGAAIASVAVYAIAARGRGGATPVKLALGGAAINALLVSVTMGVLTTKAAALDEFRFWQVGSVAGRDAEVVGQIWPFLLVGTVLVVAVARGLDALALGEDVAKGLGQNVAAVRIVGGVGATVLTGAGVAAAGPIAFIGLAVPHIARAIVGSDHRWVLPMAALVGPVMLLVSDVIGRIVFPPSEVPAGVMTALIGVPFLVTLVRRKAVPA from the coding sequence ATGTCAGCCAGACGCGCGCTCGCGGCCCGCCGCATCGGGTGGACGGCCGCCGCCGTCGCGGCCCTGGTGTTCGCGGTGCTGCTCAGCCTCGCGGTCGGGGCACGCTCGGTCGCCCCGTCCGCCGTCCTCGACGCCGTACTGAACGGCGGGCACAGCGCCGACGCCGAAGTCGTACGCGAACTACGCGTGCCGCGGACCCTGATCGGCCTGATGGTCGGCGCGGCGCTGGCGATCGCGGGCACCGCCCTGCAGGGCATCACCCGCAACCCGATCGCCGACCCCGGCATCCTCGGCATCAGCCAGGGCGCCTCGGTGGGTGTGGTGCTGGCCATCGCCTTCGCGGGGGTGCACACACTGACCGGGTACGTCTGGTTCGCCTTCGCCGGCGCGGCGATCGCCTCGGTCGCCGTCTACGCGATCGCGGCACGCGGCCGCGGCGGCGCGACGCCCGTCAAGCTGGCGCTCGGCGGTGCGGCGATCAACGCGCTGCTGGTGTCCGTGACGATGGGCGTGCTGACGACGAAGGCGGCCGCGCTCGACGAGTTCCGCTTCTGGCAGGTCGGCTCGGTCGCCGGGCGCGATGCCGAGGTGGTGGGCCAGATCTGGCCGTTCCTGCTGGTGGGCACCGTGCTGGTGGTGGCGGTGGCCCGCGGCCTGGACGCGCTGGCCCTCGGCGAGGACGTCGCGAAGGGCCTCGGGCAGAACGTCGCGGCGGTACGGATCGTGGGCGGCGTCGGCGCGACGGTGCTCACGGGCGCCGGCGTGGCGGCCGCCGGGCCGATCGCGTTCATCGGCCTGGCCGTCCCGCACATCGCCCGCGCGATCGTAGGCAGCGACCACCGGTGGGTGCTGCCGATGGCGGCGCTCGTCGGCCCGGTGATGCTGCTGGTGTCCGACGTGATCGGCCGGATCGTCTTCCCGCCGAGCGAGGTGCCCGCGGGCGTGATGACGGCGCTGATCGGGGTGCCGTTCCTGGTGACGCTGGTACGCCGCAAGGCGGTGCCGGCGTGA
- a CDS encoding 1,4-dihydroxy-6-naphthoate synthase, giving the protein MTLRIAYSPCPNDTFVFDAWAHGRVPCAPALDVTFADIDITNGMAERGEYDVLKVSYAVLPWVLDEYALLPCGGALGRGCGPLVLTREVGTDLAGKTVAVPSERSTAYLLFRLWTADVVPGGVGKVVVMPFHEIMPAVRDGKVDAGLVIHEARFTYQDYGLHCLADMGEHWESVTGLPIPLGAIIAKRSLGDETLRLLAESARTSVRMAWEDPEVSRPYVLEHAQEMDPAVADQHIGLYVNEFTSDLGPDGYAAVRGLLTRAAAEGLIPPLGRDALSFV; this is encoded by the coding sequence GTGACGCTGCGGATCGCGTACTCGCCCTGCCCGAACGACACCTTCGTCTTCGACGCCTGGGCCCACGGCCGGGTCCCCTGCGCGCCCGCCCTCGACGTGACGTTCGCGGACATCGACATCACGAACGGCATGGCGGAGCGCGGTGAGTACGACGTGCTGAAGGTGTCGTACGCGGTGCTTCCGTGGGTGCTGGACGAGTACGCGCTGCTGCCCTGCGGCGGCGCGCTGGGCCGCGGCTGCGGCCCCCTCGTGCTCACCCGGGAGGTCGGAACGGACCTGGCGGGGAAGACCGTCGCGGTGCCGAGCGAGCGGTCGACCGCGTATCTGCTGTTCCGGCTGTGGACGGCGGACGTGGTCCCCGGGGGCGTCGGCAAGGTCGTCGTGATGCCGTTCCACGAAATCATGCCGGCCGTGCGCGACGGCAAGGTCGACGCCGGGCTCGTCATCCACGAGGCCCGTTTCACCTATCAGGACTACGGGTTGCACTGTCTCGCCGACATGGGCGAGCACTGGGAGTCGGTCACCGGGCTGCCGATCCCGCTCGGCGCGATCATCGCCAAGCGGTCGCTGGGCGATGAGACGCTGCGGCTGCTCGCCGAGTCCGCGCGCACGTCCGTCCGGATGGCGTGGGAGGACCCGGAGGTCTCCCGCCCCTATGTGCTCGAACACGCACAGGAGATGGACCCGGCGGTCGCCGACCAGCACATCGGGCTGTACGTCAACGAGTTCACGTCCGACCTGGGCCCCGACGGCTACGCGGCCGTGCGCGGACTGCTGACGCGCGCCGCGGCCGAGGGGCTCATACCGCCCCTCGGCCGGGATGCGCTGTCGTTCGTGTGA
- a CDS encoding HAD family hydrolase, giving the protein MSPMAPHSAPRPPAPGPAGLTVGFDLDMTLIDSRPGIHAAYRALSAETGVRIDADLAVTRLGPPLEQELAHWFPDERIREMADRYREMYPVHAIGPTPAMSGAHEAVASVQGLGGRAIVVTAKHEPNAELHLAHLGIEPDATIGWLWAEAKAEALREHGASVYVGDHTGDVRGARLAGALSVAVPTGPCDADELRAAGADVVLEDLTAFPAWLRSFSAGSFSAGSGSGRPYSADDRLDPA; this is encoded by the coding sequence ATGAGCCCCATGGCTCCTCACTCCGCCCCGCGCCCGCCCGCCCCCGGACCCGCCGGGCTCACCGTCGGGTTCGACCTCGACATGACGCTCATCGACTCACGGCCCGGTATCCACGCCGCCTACCGCGCCCTGTCGGCGGAGACGGGTGTACGGATCGACGCGGACCTGGCCGTCACGCGTCTCGGGCCGCCGCTGGAGCAGGAGTTGGCCCACTGGTTCCCCGACGAGCGGATCCGGGAGATGGCCGACCGGTACCGCGAGATGTATCCGGTGCACGCGATCGGGCCGACGCCCGCGATGTCCGGTGCCCACGAGGCCGTGGCCTCCGTCCAGGGGCTCGGCGGACGCGCGATCGTCGTCACCGCCAAGCACGAGCCGAACGCCGAGCTCCACCTGGCGCACCTCGGCATCGAACCGGACGCGACGATCGGCTGGCTGTGGGCGGAGGCCAAGGCGGAGGCGCTGCGCGAGCACGGCGCGAGCGTGTACGTGGGCGACCACACCGGCGACGTACGGGGTGCCCGCCTCGCCGGCGCGCTCTCGGTGGCGGTGCCGACCGGGCCGTGCGACGCGGACGAGTTGCGTGCGGCGGGAGCGGACGTGGTCCTGGAGGACCTGACCGCGTTCCCGGCGTGGCTGCGTTCCTTCAGTGCCGGTTCCTTCAGTGCCGGTTCCGGCAGTGGGCGTCCCTACAGCGCCGACGACCGGCTGGATCCGGCCTGA
- a CDS encoding futalosine hydrolase produces MRVLVVTAVAAEAAAVTGAGADTAPGPVLPGGYALTRTPAYDVLVGGVGPAAAAAATATALAVADAAGEPYGLVVSAGIGGGFPPHAPVGSVVVSDSVVAADLGAETPDGYLPVDALGFGRTVHPSPAGLSALLAEALGAVHAPVLTVSTVTGSAARAAELTARHPRAAAEAMEGFGVAEAAAAHGLPVVEIRAVSNAVGPRDRAAWRIGDAMAALRQAFHQLVPVLQEQP; encoded by the coding sequence GTGCGCGTGCTTGTCGTGACCGCGGTGGCGGCCGAGGCGGCCGCCGTCACGGGCGCGGGCGCCGACACGGCGCCGGGCCCGGTTCTCCCCGGCGGGTACGCGCTGACCCGCACCCCCGCGTACGACGTGCTCGTCGGCGGTGTCGGCCCCGCGGCCGCCGCGGCGGCGACAGCGACGGCCCTCGCCGTGGCCGACGCGGCCGGGGAGCCGTACGGCCTTGTGGTCTCCGCGGGCATCGGCGGCGGGTTCCCGCCGCACGCGCCCGTCGGGTCCGTCGTCGTCTCCGACTCCGTCGTCGCCGCCGACCTCGGCGCCGAGACCCCCGACGGCTATCTGCCCGTCGACGCGCTCGGCTTCGGCCGTACGGTGCACCCGTCGCCCGCCGGGTTGTCGGCGCTTCTCGCCGAGGCCCTGGGCGCCGTCCACGCGCCGGTGCTGACCGTGTCGACCGTCACCGGCTCCGCCGCGCGAGCCGCCGAGCTCACGGCCCGGCATCCGCGGGCCGCCGCGGAGGCCATGGAGGGCTTCGGTGTCGCGGAGGCCGCCGCCGCGCACGGCCTGCCCGTCGTCGAGATCCGCGCGGTCTCCAACGCCGTCGGTCCCCGGGACCGTGCCGCCTGGCGCATCGGTGACGCGATGGCCGCGCTGCGGCAGGCGTTCCACCAGCTCGTCCCCGTACTCCAGGAGCAACCGTGA
- a CDS encoding cold-shock protein: protein MPTGKVKWFNSEKGFGFLSRDDGGDVFVHSSVLPSGVEALKPGQRVEFGVVAGQRGDQALTVTLLDPAPSVAAAQRRKPDELASIVQDLTTLLENITPMLERGRYPDKAHGAKIAGLLRAVADQLDV from the coding sequence GTGCCTACCGGCAAGGTCAAGTGGTTCAACAGCGAGAAGGGCTTCGGCTTTCTCTCCCGTGACGACGGCGGCGACGTCTTCGTGCACTCCTCCGTGCTCCCGTCCGGAGTCGAGGCCCTGAAGCCGGGCCAGCGCGTCGAGTTCGGCGTGGTGGCCGGCCAGCGCGGCGACCAGGCGCTCACTGTGACCCTGCTCGACCCGGCGCCGTCCGTGGCGGCCGCGCAGCGGCGCAAGCCGGACGAGTTGGCGTCCATCGTGCAGGACCTCACGACCCTGCTGGAGAACATCACGCCGATGCTGGAGCGCGGCCGCTACCCCGACAAGGCGCACGGCGCGAAGATCGCGGGCCTGCTGCGCGCGGTGGCCGACCAACTGGACGTGTAG